The following nucleotide sequence is from Mesoaciditoga lauensis cd-1655R = DSM 25116.
TTTCATCTTTCCGCTTAACAGCATAGCCCATAGCATATGCATTTTAGAGCGAGAGCCTCCGGGATGTCCACTTTGCCGCAGGTTAAGTGTGAAGTCTATGAGCTGTCCCGTTACGTCTTTTAGAATCTCGAGTTCTTCAAAGTTCAACTTTCTCCCTCCTATCTTTCTTCCAATTTATATTAAATCTATTTTTATCACTTTTTTCTCTTTGCAAGATGTGTACAGACCTTCAACGATGGCCAAGGCGTTTCTTCCATCCTCTCCCTTGACATCTAATTCAACACCTTTGAGTATGGAATCAACGAAGTTTCTCAACTGTTTTTCATGCAATACGTAAGATATTTCTGGCCCAGAAGTTGAATTTTTTTTGTCGCCCATATCTTTCTTTTCTAAGATATTTTCGCCTTTGGTTATTATAAGCTCAGCTTCGTCGTTTACCAGAGCCGCGCTTCCATTGTCTCCGTACACGTCCACTCTTGAAAAGAATCCGGGATAGGCTGCCGTTGTGCTCTCGACCAAGCCTATTGCCCCGTTTTTGAATTTCAAAGATCCCACAACTAGATCTTCCACTTCTATTTTATGCGCCATAGTTTTACAATAACCGAAGACCTCTTCAACTGGACCAACAAGGTATTGAAGAAGATCTACGTAGTGAATTGATTGATTTATCAAAGCGCCACCACCATCAAGCTCCCACGTTCCTCGCCATTGTGCGCTGTCATAATATTCTTGGGAGCGATACCATCTCACCTGCATTCCTCCAAATCCTATTTTCCCAAGTTTGTTACTTTTAATGGCTCTTCGTATTTGTTGGACTCCACCAGAATAACGCCTTTGAGATATAACAGCCAACTTTACATTCTGTTTTTCACATGCCTTTATGAGGGCGTCCGCTTTTTCCAGGGTTACATCTATTGGCTTTTCCACAACAACGTGCTTTCCAGCTTTGGCAGCCTTTATTCCAATGTCCGCATGGGTACCGCTCGGGGTAGTGATGCAAATGGCATCTATATCTTTTCTTGCAAGAAGCTCATCTACGCTTGAAGAAATGTCACATTGAAATTCATTTGAAAAAGCCAGGGCTTTTTGAAAGTTACGTCCAACCACGGCTACCAATTTCGCGTTTTCTATCTTAGATAGGGCTTTTGCATGAATTTTAGCGGCGTTTCCCGTTCCTATTAACCCGAATCTTACTTTATCTTGGAAAAGCTTTGGCATATTCATCCTCCTAAAACGAATCCCAACGACGAGATCGTGTCTCCCAATCCAACTGAGATTTTCTGATTTTGAACTATTTTCGTTGGAAATAAGATAAATGTCGTTCCATTGGACTTCCATTCTTGATATTTTGCGTTAGAAAGTGGGATCTCAAGTATTTCTTTTATTTTGTCCTGCGCTATGTATCCATCTCTTGCCCTTTGAGCCGCTGCCAGCGCCGCAAACGCAAGGGCATTTCTTTCGCTTTCAAGGTCGTAGAAATTTTCATCAAAAGCAAGAAGGTAAAAACCTAGCGTGTGAAAATGTATCCTTTTGAGTCCCATATATCGTAATTTCGAAAGTACGCTGGAAATTTTTTCAACACTCCCAGCCTCAATTCCCGTTGTATCCATGCCCATATCGTTGGCTATCCATGAAAGTTCCACTTCGTTGGCACCCAGGCTATCTGAAATTGGAAAGAGCACACTTTCCACGGCCTTTCTCACACCATTTCTCCTTATGGAAGCGAATTCAAGATGGAATTGTATATGAGGGTTCTTTTCTTTCATTTGCTTTATGAATTTTGCCACTTCAGCCATTCTATCTTTCGCACTTTCACCATTTGGGTAATTATCTCTCATTATGTGAAAACCTGAAACAAGAAATTTGGAAATCTCTTTTGCATGGTCTAAAACGTATGAACGGAAAGGATCTCTTATTTCCAAACGGGAATTCACAGGGTTCCAAGAAGCTATGAACCTATTTGAACGCGGGCACACGTATTCTTTGCCTTTGATTTTTATCTTTTGACCTTGCGAAAATTCAAATATCCAATGGATGGCTTTCACGCCATGCTCAAGATGGAGATTTTTTGGGTGTTGGAGTTCGTGATCATGAACCACAAAAAGATTTTTAGAATCGGGAAATAACCCTGCCAATTCTTTTGTCAAAGGATAAGCGTAAATCAACACTTTGGGAAATGAAAAGTTAGACAGCGTTTTTGCCATGTTGGCGGAAGTGCCACCCAATCGAAGAGTACCTGTCCCGAACTTTTCTTTTATCCACAAGTAAACTTCTTCCGAATCTATCATGATTTGAAGCGCTTTACCGTTGACAAATGAAAAGAGTAATCCTTCAAAAAAATCATCTTTTGTTTTGATAGAAGTTGGAATTGAATTCAAATCCTTTGGCACATCGACCAAAATTTCCTTTTCTACACTTGATGGATCAAGTTTCACCAGTCCATCTATGACCGAATGAAATCCCAAAGCTATCGTGGATGATTTTTTTGAATAGTTTACAGCCCAATTAATGGATTTTTCGTATATATCGTTTAAATTCATTCTATCATTCACACTATCAACCTTCTTATCATCCGAGGTGGAAAAGATGTGGCAAGAACATTGAAATGGATGGCACATAAGTTATGAGCAATAAGACTGCTGCCATTGCTATGTAAAGTGGAATCATTTCTTTTGAAACTTTCTCTATCGTTGTCTTTCCAACCGCGCACCCGACAAACAGTGTGTTGCCAACAGGAGGCGTACACAAACCTATGCCGAGGTTTATGAGCATTACTATGCCAAACTGTATGGGATCCATGCCAGCCCTTTGTACTATTGGCAAAAGTATTGGCGTCATTATAACTATAAGTGGAGCCATATCCATAACCAGCCCCAAAGCCAGAAGAATGGCGTTAACCATTAACAGAATGACAACTGGATTAGAGCTTATGGAAGTTATGGTATCTGCAAAAAGAGAAGGAATTTGTAAGTATGCCATGAGATACCCAAAAGCTGCTGCGTTTGCTATAAGGAAAAGTACCATTGCGGATGTTTTTGCAGATTCTCTGAAAGTGGCCAACACGTTTTTCTTCGTCCAATTCTTTCTGTAAAAGGCGAAATAAGCTACCAATGCTAGTGCTGCACCAACGCTTGAAGACTCCGTGGCTGTGAAGAATCCAAACACTATACCGCCAACGACGATAAAACCAATTGCCAGTATTATCAAGGATCTTAAAAGAATCATTGGTATCCGTTTCTTTTCAACTTTTATACCTTTTGGGAAGTGTTTCACCGGTGCAAGAGCCAAAACGATGAGCATTTGGGCAAGACCTAAAATGATGCCCGGAATGTATCCCGCCATAAACAGAGCTCCCACTGACACTCC
It contains:
- a CDS encoding TRAP transporter large permease; translation: MKIKISILIGLALFVVSIFLNAPWVQFMSPSQLQITFLWGSFALFILMGVPISFSLGISAFFTALYVQLPIAVIFQSLTYGINSFAFVAIAFFILLGQIVNYSGMGNDLLDLANLLVGWLPGGLALVNILASMLFGGISGSSVADTASIGTVVIPMMEKEGYSREFATAITVTSSQEGIIIPPSQNMIIYSLAAGGVSVGALFMAGYIPGIILGLAQMLIVLALAPVKHFPKGIKVEKKRIPMILLRSLIILAIGFIVVGGIVFGFFTATESSSVGAALALVAYFAFYRKNWTKKNVLATFRESAKTSAMVLFLIANAAAFGYLMAYLQIPSLFADTITSISSNPVVILLMVNAILLALGLVMDMAPLIVIMTPILLPIVQRAGMDPIQFGIVMLINLGIGLCTPPVGNTLFVGCAVGKTTIEKVSKEMIPLYIAMAAVLLLITYVPSISMFLPHLFHLG
- a CDS encoding Gfo/Idh/MocA family protein, with amino-acid sequence MPKLFQDKVRFGLIGTGNAAKIHAKALSKIENAKLVAVVGRNFQKALAFSNEFQCDISSSVDELLARKDIDAICITTPSGTHADIGIKAAKAGKHVVVEKPIDVTLEKADALIKACEKQNVKLAVISQRRYSGGVQQIRRAIKSNKLGKIGFGGMQVRWYRSQEYYDSAQWRGTWELDGGGALINQSIHYVDLLQYLVGPVEEVFGYCKTMAHKIEVEDLVVGSLKFKNGAIGLVESTTAAYPGFFSRVDVYGDNGSAALVNDEAELIITKGENILEKKDMGDKKNSTSGPEISYVLHEKQLRNFVDSILKGVELDVKGEDGRNALAIVEGLYTSCKEKKVIKIDLI
- a CDS encoding ADP-dependent glucokinase/phosphofructokinase; translation: MNDRMNLNDIYEKSINWAVNYSKKSSTIALGFHSVIDGLVKLDPSSVEKEILVDVPKDLNSIPTSIKTKDDFFEGLLFSFVNGKALQIMIDSEEVYLWIKEKFGTGTLRLGGTSANMAKTLSNFSFPKVLIYAYPLTKELAGLFPDSKNLFVVHDHELQHPKNLHLEHGVKAIHWIFEFSQGQKIKIKGKEYVCPRSNRFIASWNPVNSRLEIRDPFRSYVLDHAKEISKFLVSGFHIMRDNYPNGESAKDRMAEVAKFIKQMKEKNPHIQFHLEFASIRRNGVRKAVESVLFPISDSLGANEVELSWIANDMGMDTTGIEAGSVEKISSVLSKLRYMGLKRIHFHTLGFYLLAFDENFYDLESERNALAFAALAAAQRARDGYIAQDKIKEILEIPLSNAKYQEWKSNGTTFILFPTKIVQNQKISVGLGDTISSLGFVLGG